Proteins encoded together in one Acipenser ruthenus chromosome 22, fAciRut3.2 maternal haplotype, whole genome shotgun sequence window:
- the LOC117431502 gene encoding lysine-specific demethylase 3B-like isoform X4, whose protein sequence is MEDSLGLVGKRVLLLLGDSASAAAAEPDQAVWNRDWLRGTVRAAGGVGAAAAGSEASGGEGAVAGAAMMTVFVEFDSTCRKRPSWVKVYVDKVLAFLVEGSIVWAPRTDPVVIQGAGVPASCWPALAFQPLVDKIGLGPVVPVEFFVDRVLSFLQDSSSLQCFELEEDIRSKLLQEQAVLLNAVNSWLSELKLQEILRRGPYTIQGQKVKVYQPEFEEQWASGMVSQHDPVSHMMEITITKGEETRVVDPRVIHVVLAEDLLDEAGQTEGSKKGKRRKEGDGKGQGRRRRNTSDSDSDVAVKRLKVGETDSSGSEGGENSFGSWKGGSSGTSNTSGPTQNQGSSNTAAHVSSQGHPNIRFATYTKENGRTVVVQDRPLAAEPATAAPPSPFSTAFPSVSQMPPGSALAAALKKDKQSPAATPEKEGARTSPVTLGGFPLTAGPIPTSVRISDGGAAVGSFSGQKTAGWGVGQAESAKNPLIAAAGFRMSQSQPLSVPTFGESRAQTNGALTQENKPFGFQFSSSTDDSSKESDSTKNIFFQCMAQNVPRSNYFTAISESLAKEPPSLNLFKTAALESPKGSVFGAAPGMSPSKEQSKTDSKPTGNGSLLGKPFGPDAMPKLTPAFPGSSIGGGGMGLITNTKPPEPHENLFLQPPKLSRQQPSNPFLAFAEKLTHSPFSGLPAAQPSAVSLAQPATPVFVRPPATSDWPKASAAAAEAATSAPSESPVNLFTMADPSKALASPPFSAFSSTAATTTTTTTTTASTTAPRPASLGSVLQTSSQEPILSQTMEMPILSSSPTEEGPGSGSDSGTVQESVSDVVKPLVDSGKQQPGFSSFTSGATVVSEPQLLFDQTLQNFSLDERSTASRRDSDSSTNSDLSDLSDTEEQLQAKAKEQGQLRPDLGAGMMLDKGKGVGKSRPRNKPLKVGQSVLKDMTKVRKLKQSGESFLQDGSCINVAPHLHKCRECRLERYRKFREQDNDEDDSTVACRFFHFRRLAFTRKGVLRVEGFLNPQQSDTQAMSLWVPSLTIPEGLDLETSKYILANVGDQFCQLVMSEKEAMMMVEPHQKVAWKRAVRGIREMCDVCETTLFNIHWVCRKCGFGVCLDCYRLRKSQPLDESEDNLEDEVFSWIKCAKGQPHEPQNLMPTQIIPGAALYNIGDMVHAARGKWGIKANCPCTSRQAKPLQRPMAPNGVSQQSSTNSSSNTTPSSVPANGGGTTIPGDGDVSVKVDPMLDEVSKTGEGSSDGSTNSNRITSASPNIKDTTTSPCAKESTALSSVKDNSTIPSIKDSRQSSAETAPSSALHWLADLATQKAKEETKETGSLRSVLGKESRSPFALESFSSLSKSSSTPKLFNSLLLGPGMSNTKSEGSSLRDLLNSGQGKLPQGGPDTGIPFPSVFSTTSTGDKGKGNLPNFLDHIIASVVETKKTAEVRKAESLTETQKEVKKESVMGLSVLDPNTSHSWLCDGRLLCLQDPSNSNNWKIFRECWKQGQPVLVSAVHSKLEGGLWKPEAFSMEFGDQDVDLVNCRNCAIISDVKVRDFWDGFEVISKRLRGEDGQPMVLKLKDWPPGEDFRDMMPTRFNDLMDNLPLPEYTKRDGRLNLASRLPNYFVRPDLGPKMYNAYGLISTEDRKVGTTNLHLDVSDAVNVMVYVGIPQEEGNQEEEVLKTIEEGDVDDMTKRRIYEAKEKPGALWHIYAAKDAEKIRELLRKVGEEQGQENPPDHDPIHDQSWYLDQVLRKRLYEEYGVMGWAIVQFLGDSVFIPAGAPHQVHNLYSCIKVAEDFVSPEHVKHCFRLTQEFRHLSNTHSNHEDKLQVKNIIYHAVKDAVGTLKAHEAKVARS, encoded by the exons ATGGAGGACTCGCTCGGATTGGTCGGAAAGAGGGTACTGCTTCTCTTGGGAGATTCTGCCTCTGCAGCGGCCGCCGAACCGGACCAAGCAGTATGGAACCGGGACTGGCTCCGTGGGACTGTCCGGGCAGCTGGCGGGGTCGGGGCAGCGGCTGCGGGGTCTGAGGCGAGCGGAGGAGAAGGAGCAGTAGCCGGAGCGGCGATGATGACG GTGTTTGTGGAGTTTGACAGCACTTGCAGGAAACGGCCCTCCTGGGTCAAGGTTTATGTGGATAAAGTGCTGGCATTCCTGGTGGAGGGATCTATAGTTTGGGCGCCCCGCACAGATCCAGTTGTGATCCAGGGAGCTGGGGTCCCTGCCAGTTGCTGGCCAGCTTTA GCTTTTCAACCCTTGGTTGACAAGATTGGGCTGGGTCCAGTTGTTCCTGTGGAGTTCTTTGTGGACCGAGTGTTGAGCTTCTTGCAAGACAGCAGCTCTCTACAGTGTTTTGAG TTGGAAGAGGACATCAGGAGCAAACTGTTGCAGGAGCAGGCAGTGCTACTGAATGCAGTCAACAGCTGGCTGAGTGAGCTTAAATTACAGGAGATCTTGAGGAGAG GCCCGTATACAATCCAAGGTCAGAAAGTGAAAGTGTACCAGCCTGAGTTTGAGGAGCAGTGGGCCTCAGGAATGGTGTCCCAGCATGACCCTGTGTCTCACATGATGGAGATCACCATTACAAAG GGTGAGGAGACTCGGGTTGTGGATCCAAGGGTGATTCATGTGGTGCTGGCAGAGGACCTGTTGGATGAG GCTGGTCAGACTGAAGGCAGTAAGAAAGGCAAGCGCAGGAAGGAAGGAGATGGAAAAGGGCAGGGACGGAGGAGGCGGAACACCTCTGACAGCGATAGCGATGTGGCAGTGAAGAGACTAAAGGTTGGGGAGACAGACAGCAGTGGCAGCGAGGGTGGTGAGAACAGCTTTGGATCCTGGAAAGGGGGCAGCAGTGGCACCAGCAACACCAGTGGGCCAACTCAGAACCAGGGGTCCTCCAATACAGCAGCTCACGTTTCTTCCCAGGGGCATCCCAACATCCGCTTTGCCACCTACACGAAAGAGAATGGAAGGACAGTGGTGGTGCAGGACCGCCCCCTAGCAGCAGAGCCTGCCACTGCCGCGcctccctctcccttctcaaCTGCTTTCCCCTCTGTTAGTCAGATGCCTCCAGGGTCTGCACTTGCAGCTGCTCTGAAGAAGGACAAACAGTCGCCAGCAGCCACACCTGAGAAGGAGGGGGCTCGTACTTCTCCGGTGACACTAGGGGGATTCCCCTTGACGGCGGGCCCCATCCCCACCTCTGTGCGCATCTCTGATGGGGGTGCTGCTGTGGGAAGTTTTAGTGGCCAAAAGACTGCTGGATGGGGTGTTGGGCAGGCTGAG AGTGCCAAAAACCCACTGATAGCAGCTGCTGGCTTCCGAATGTCTCAGAGTCAGCCTCTTTCAGTGCCTACGTTTGGGGAAAGTCGGGCTCAGACCAACGGTGCACTAACCCAGGAGAACAAACCCTTTGGGTTCCAGTTCAGCAGCAGTACAGATGACTCCAGCAAAGAGAGTGATTCCACAAAGAACATATTCTTCCAGTGCATGGCGCAAAACGTGCCCCGGAGTAACTACTTCACCGCTATCTCTGAGAGCCTGGCTAAGGAACCGCCCAGTTTGAACTTATTTAAAACAGCAGCCCTTGAAAGCCCAAAAGGCAGTGTATTTGGGGCAGCGCCAGGTATGTCCCCTTCTAAAGAGCAGTCCAAAACGGATTCTAAACCCACAGGAAACGGATCATTGTTGGGAAAACCATTCGGTCCAGATGCAATGCCTAAACTCACTCCAGCTTTTCCAGGCAGCAGCATTGGCGGAGGTGGAATGGGTCTCATTACCAACACTAAACCTCCAGAGCCCCACGAAAACCTCTTCCTACAGCCCCCCAAGCTGTCCCGTCAGCAACCATCTAATCCCTTCCTGGCATTTGCCGAAAAGCTCACCCATAGTCCCTTTAGTGGCCTTCCTGCTGCGCAGCCCTCTGCCGTCTCTCTGGCTCAGCCTGCAACCCCAGTGTTTGTGCGCCCACCAGCTACCTCTGATTGGCCCAAGGCTTCCGctgcagcagcagaagctgctaCCAGTGCTCCCAGTGAAAGCCCAGTAAATCTCTTCACCATGGCTGATCCTTCGAAGGCATTAGCGTCTCCACCATTCTCTGCCTTTTCTTCAACCGCTGCCACCACCACTACTACTACCACCACCACTGCTTCTACTACTGCCCCCAGACCTGCCAGCTTAGGAAGTGTTCTGCAGACCAGTTCCCAAGAACCTATCCTGTCCCAGACCATGGAAATGCCTATCTTGTCATCTAGCCCTACCGAGGAAGGACCGGGATCCGGCTCAGACTCTGGCACTGTGCAGGAGAGTGTCAGCGATGTGGTCAAACCCCTTGTGGACTCAGGGAAACAGCAGCCTGGCTTCTCATCATTTACGAGTGGAGCTACTGTCGTTTCAGAGCCCCAGTTGCTGTTTGATCAGACTCTCCAAAATTTTTCCCTGGATGAGCGCAGCACAGCCTCCAGGCGTGACTCGGACTCCAGCACCAATAGTGACCTCTCGGacctgagtgacacagaagagcAACTGCAAGCCAAAGCCAAGGAGCAAGGTCAGCTACGGCCAGACTTGGGGGCTGGCATGATGCTGGACAAGGGGAAAGGGGTGGGCAAGAGCCGACCTCGCAACAAACCCTTGAAAG TGGGTCAGTCTGTGCTGAAGGACATGACGAAGGTGCGGAAGCTGAAGCAGTCTGGCGAGTCGTTCCTGCAGGATGGCTCCTGTATCAACGTAGCGCCTCACCTCCACAAGTGCCGGGAGTGCCGCCTGGAGCGGTACCGCAAGTTCCGTGAGCAGGATAACGATGAAGACGATTCCACTGTCGCCTGTCGCTTCTTCCACTTTCGCAG GCTGGCGTTCACACGGAAAGGGGTGCTGCGAGTGGAGGGCTTCCTGAACCCCCAGCAGAGTGACACACAGGCCATGAGCCTGTGGGTCCCCTCTCTCACTATCCCAGAGGGCCTTGACCTAGAGACCTCCAAGTACATCCTGGCCAACGTGGGCGACCAGTTCTGCCAGCTCGTCATGTCTGAAAAGGAGGCCATGATGATGGTTGAGCCACACC AGAAAGTGGCGTGGAAGCGAGCTGTGCGTGGGATCAGAGAGATGTGTGACGTGTGCGAGACTACGTTATTTAATATCCACTGGGTGTGTCGGAAGTGTGGCTTTGGGGTCTGTCTCGACTGTTACCGGCTGAGGAAGAGCCAGCCGCTTGATG AATCTGAAGATAATCTTGAAGATGAGGTGTTCTCTTGGATAAAGTGTGCGAAAGGGCAACCCCATGAACCACAGAACCTGATGCCCACACAGATCATTCCTGGAGCAG CTCTCTATAATATTGGAGATATGGTACATGCAGCACGAGGGAAATGGGGTATCAAAGCTAATTGTCCATGTACTAGCAGACAAGCCAAGCCTTTACAGAGACCAATGGCACCCAATGGGGTTTCCCAG CAATCCAGCACAAATTCAAGCAGCAACACAACTCCCAGCAGTGTTCCCGCAAACGGTGGCGGGACAACAATTCCAGGAGATGGGGATGTGTCTGTCAAAGTGGATCCAATGTTGGATGAAGTTAGTAagacgggggaaggcagcagtgaTGGCAGCACTAACAGTAACCGTATTACTTCAGCTTCTCCTAATATCAAGGACACCACAACTTCACCTTGTGCCAAGGAGAGCACGGCTTTGTCTAGTGTCAAGGACAATTCAACCATACCCAGCATCAAGGACAGCCGGCAGAGCTCTGCAGAAACGGCACCTTCCTCTGCACTGCACTGGCTTGCAGACCTGGCTACACAGAAAGCCAAGGAAGAGACTAAAG AAACTGGTTCACTTCGTTCAGTGCTGGGTAAAGAATCGCGATCACCTTTTGCTCTGGAGTCCTTTAGTTCCCTGTCAAAGTCATCTTCAACCCCAAAGCTCTTTAACAGCTTGTTATTAGGCCCTGGCATGTCAAACACAAAGTCAGAGGGATCTAGTCTCCGAGACCTCCTAAATTCCGGGCAAGGGAAACTTCCTCAGGGTGGCCCAGACACTGGCATCCCCTTCCCCTCTGTCTTCTCTACAACCTCCACA GGAGACAAAGGCAAAGGCAACCTTCCGAACTTCTTAGACCACATAATTGCGTCCGTGGTTGAGACGAAGAAGACTGCTGAGGTGAGGAAGGCAGAGAGCTTGACTGAGACACAGAAGGAAGTGAAGAAAGAGAGCGTGATGGGGCTCAGTGTGCTGGACCCCAACACTTCCCACTCCTGGCTCTGCGACGGCCGGCTCCTCTGCCTTCAGGAccccagcaacagcaacaactgGAAGATATTCCGCGAGTGCTGGAAACAGGGCCAG CCTGTGCTGGTTTCGGCAGTGCACAGTAAGTTAGAGGGCGGACTCTGGAAACCAGAAGCTTTCAGCATGGAGTTTGGAGACCAGGATGTGGACCTGGTGAACTGTCGGAACTGTGCCATCATCTCTGACGTCAAGGTCCGAGACTTTTGGGACGGCTTTGAGGTCATCTCTA AGCGTTTGCGGGGAGAAGATGGACAGCCTATGGTATTGAAACTTAAAGACTGGCCTCCAGGAGAGGACTTTAGAGATATGATGCCAACGAG ATTCAATGATCTAATGGACAACCTCCCCCTTCCTGAGTACACTAAGCGCGATGGAAGATTAAATCTTGCTTCCCGATTGCCCAACTACTTTGTGCGGCCTGACCTCGGACCAAAAATGTATAATGCTTATG GGTTGATATCAACGGAGGACCGTAAGGTTGGAACCACAAACCTTCACCTGGATGTTTCTGATGCTGTGAATGTCATGGTATACGTGGGAATCCCACAGGAAGAGGGAAATCAGGAGGAGg AGGTTTTGAAGACAATAGAAGAAGGGGATGTGGACGATATGACAAAACGTCGAATCTATGAAGCTAAGGAGAAGCCTGGTGCTCTTTGGCACATCTACGCAGCCAAAGATGCTGAAAAAATTCGTGAACTTCTCCGGAAG GTTGGGGAGGAGCAGGGTCAGGAGAATCCCCCTGATCATGACCCAATTCACGACCAGAGTTGGTACTTGGATCAGGTCCTCCGCAAGCGGCTATATGAAGAGTATGGAGTGATGGGCTGGGCGATTGTTCAGTTCCTGGGGGACTCTGTGTTTATACCCGCTGGAGCCCCGCATCAG GTGCACAATCTGTACAGCTGTATTAAAGTAGCAGAGGACTTCGTCTCTCCAGAACATGTGAAACATTGCTTCAGACTAACGCAAGAGTTCAGGCACCTTTCTAACACACACTCAAACCATGAGGACAAGTTACAG GTGAAGAATATTATATACCACGCAGTGAAAGATGCAGTCGGAACACTGAAAGCTCATGAGGCAAAAGTGGCCCGGTCATAG
- the LOC117431502 gene encoding lysine-specific demethylase 3B-like isoform X3 has translation MEDSLGLVGKRVLLLLGDSASAAAAEPDQAVWNRDWLRGTVRAAGGVGAAAAGSEASGGEGAVAGAAMMTVFVEFDSTCRKRPSWVKVYVDKVLAFLVEGSIVWAPRTDPVVIQGAGVPASCWPALAFQPLVDKIGLGPVVPVEFFVDRVLSFLQDSSSLQCFELEEDIRSKLLQEQAVLLNAVNSWLSELKLQEILRRGPYTIQGQKVKVYQPEFEEQWASGMVSQHDPVSHMMEITITKGEETRVVDPRVIHVVLAEDLLDEAGQTEGSKKGKRRKEGDGKGQGRRRRNTSDSDSDVAVKRLKVGETDSSGSEGGENSFGSWKGGSSGTSNTSGPTQNQGSSNTAAHVSSQGHPNIRFATYTKENGRTVVVQDRPLAAEPATAAPPSPFSTAFPSVSQMPPGSALAAALKKDKQSPAATPEKEGARTSPVTLGGFPLTAGPIPTSVRISDGGAAVGSFSGQKTAGWGVGQAESAKNPLIAAAGFRMSQSQPLSVPTFGESRAQTNGALTQENKPFGFQFSSSTDDSSKESDSTKNIFFQCMAQNVPRSNYFTAISESLAKEPPSLNLFKTAALESPKGSVFGAAPGMSPSKEQSKTDSKPTGNGSLLGKPFGPDAMPKLTPAFPGSSIGGGGMGLITNTKPPEPHENLFLQPPKLSRQQPSNPFLAFAEKLTHSPFSGLPAAQPSAVSLAQPATPVFVRPPATSDWPKASAAAAEAATSAPSESPVNLFTMADPSKALASPPFSAFSSTAATTTTTTTTTASTTAPRPASLGSVLQTSSQEPILSQTMEMPILSSSPTEEGPGSGSDSGTVQESVSDVVKPLVDSGKQQPGFSSFTSGATVVSEPQLLFDQTLQNFSLDERSTASRRDSDSSTNSDLSDLSDTEEQLQAKAKEQGQLRPDLGAGMMLDKGKGVGKSRPRNKPLKVGQSVLKDMTKVRKLKQSGESFLQDGSCINVAPHLHKCRECRLERYRKFREQDNDEDDSTVACRFFHFRRLAFTRKGVLRVEGFLNPQQSDTQAMSLWVPSLTIPEGLDLETSKYILANVGDQFCQLVMSEKEAMMMVEPHQKVAWKRAVRGIREMCDVCETTLFNIHWVCRKCGFGVCLDCYRLRKSQPLDESEDNLEDEVFSWIKCAKGQPHEPQNLMPTQIIPGAALYNIGDMVHAARGKWGIKANCPCTSRQAKPLQRPMAPNGVSQQSSTNSSSNTTPSSVPANGGGTTIPGDGDVSVKVDPMLDEVSKTGEGSSDGSTNSNRITSASPNIKDTTTSPCAKESTALSSVKDNSTIPSIKDSRQSSAETAPSSALHWLADLATQKAKEETKAETGSLRSVLGKESRSPFALESFSSLSKSSSTPKLFNSLLLGPGMSNTKSEGSSLRDLLNSGQGKLPQGGPDTGIPFPSVFSTTSTGDKGKGNLPNFLDHIIASVVETKKTAEVRKAESLTETQKEVKKESVMGLSVLDPNTSHSWLCDGRLLCLQDPSNSNNWKIFRECWKQGQPVLVSAVHSKLEGGLWKPEAFSMEFGDQDVDLVNCRNCAIISDVKVRDFWDGFEVISKRLRGEDGQPMVLKLKDWPPGEDFRDMMPTRFNDLMDNLPLPEYTKRDGRLNLASRLPNYFVRPDLGPKMYNAYGLISTEDRKVGTTNLHLDVSDAVNVMVYVGIPQEEGNQEEEVLKTIEEGDVDDMTKRRIYEAKEKPGALWHIYAAKDAEKIRELLRKVGEEQGQENPPDHDPIHDQSWYLDQVLRKRLYEEYGVMGWAIVQFLGDSVFIPAGAPHQVHNLYSCIKVAEDFVSPEHVKHCFRLTQEFRHLSNTHSNHEDKLQVKNIIYHAVKDAVGTLKAHEAKVARS, from the exons ATGGAGGACTCGCTCGGATTGGTCGGAAAGAGGGTACTGCTTCTCTTGGGAGATTCTGCCTCTGCAGCGGCCGCCGAACCGGACCAAGCAGTATGGAACCGGGACTGGCTCCGTGGGACTGTCCGGGCAGCTGGCGGGGTCGGGGCAGCGGCTGCGGGGTCTGAGGCGAGCGGAGGAGAAGGAGCAGTAGCCGGAGCGGCGATGATGACG GTGTTTGTGGAGTTTGACAGCACTTGCAGGAAACGGCCCTCCTGGGTCAAGGTTTATGTGGATAAAGTGCTGGCATTCCTGGTGGAGGGATCTATAGTTTGGGCGCCCCGCACAGATCCAGTTGTGATCCAGGGAGCTGGGGTCCCTGCCAGTTGCTGGCCAGCTTTA GCTTTTCAACCCTTGGTTGACAAGATTGGGCTGGGTCCAGTTGTTCCTGTGGAGTTCTTTGTGGACCGAGTGTTGAGCTTCTTGCAAGACAGCAGCTCTCTACAGTGTTTTGAG TTGGAAGAGGACATCAGGAGCAAACTGTTGCAGGAGCAGGCAGTGCTACTGAATGCAGTCAACAGCTGGCTGAGTGAGCTTAAATTACAGGAGATCTTGAGGAGAG GCCCGTATACAATCCAAGGTCAGAAAGTGAAAGTGTACCAGCCTGAGTTTGAGGAGCAGTGGGCCTCAGGAATGGTGTCCCAGCATGACCCTGTGTCTCACATGATGGAGATCACCATTACAAAG GGTGAGGAGACTCGGGTTGTGGATCCAAGGGTGATTCATGTGGTGCTGGCAGAGGACCTGTTGGATGAG GCTGGTCAGACTGAAGGCAGTAAGAAAGGCAAGCGCAGGAAGGAAGGAGATGGAAAAGGGCAGGGACGGAGGAGGCGGAACACCTCTGACAGCGATAGCGATGTGGCAGTGAAGAGACTAAAGGTTGGGGAGACAGACAGCAGTGGCAGCGAGGGTGGTGAGAACAGCTTTGGATCCTGGAAAGGGGGCAGCAGTGGCACCAGCAACACCAGTGGGCCAACTCAGAACCAGGGGTCCTCCAATACAGCAGCTCACGTTTCTTCCCAGGGGCATCCCAACATCCGCTTTGCCACCTACACGAAAGAGAATGGAAGGACAGTGGTGGTGCAGGACCGCCCCCTAGCAGCAGAGCCTGCCACTGCCGCGcctccctctcccttctcaaCTGCTTTCCCCTCTGTTAGTCAGATGCCTCCAGGGTCTGCACTTGCAGCTGCTCTGAAGAAGGACAAACAGTCGCCAGCAGCCACACCTGAGAAGGAGGGGGCTCGTACTTCTCCGGTGACACTAGGGGGATTCCCCTTGACGGCGGGCCCCATCCCCACCTCTGTGCGCATCTCTGATGGGGGTGCTGCTGTGGGAAGTTTTAGTGGCCAAAAGACTGCTGGATGGGGTGTTGGGCAGGCTGAG AGTGCCAAAAACCCACTGATAGCAGCTGCTGGCTTCCGAATGTCTCAGAGTCAGCCTCTTTCAGTGCCTACGTTTGGGGAAAGTCGGGCTCAGACCAACGGTGCACTAACCCAGGAGAACAAACCCTTTGGGTTCCAGTTCAGCAGCAGTACAGATGACTCCAGCAAAGAGAGTGATTCCACAAAGAACATATTCTTCCAGTGCATGGCGCAAAACGTGCCCCGGAGTAACTACTTCACCGCTATCTCTGAGAGCCTGGCTAAGGAACCGCCCAGTTTGAACTTATTTAAAACAGCAGCCCTTGAAAGCCCAAAAGGCAGTGTATTTGGGGCAGCGCCAGGTATGTCCCCTTCTAAAGAGCAGTCCAAAACGGATTCTAAACCCACAGGAAACGGATCATTGTTGGGAAAACCATTCGGTCCAGATGCAATGCCTAAACTCACTCCAGCTTTTCCAGGCAGCAGCATTGGCGGAGGTGGAATGGGTCTCATTACCAACACTAAACCTCCAGAGCCCCACGAAAACCTCTTCCTACAGCCCCCCAAGCTGTCCCGTCAGCAACCATCTAATCCCTTCCTGGCATTTGCCGAAAAGCTCACCCATAGTCCCTTTAGTGGCCTTCCTGCTGCGCAGCCCTCTGCCGTCTCTCTGGCTCAGCCTGCAACCCCAGTGTTTGTGCGCCCACCAGCTACCTCTGATTGGCCCAAGGCTTCCGctgcagcagcagaagctgctaCCAGTGCTCCCAGTGAAAGCCCAGTAAATCTCTTCACCATGGCTGATCCTTCGAAGGCATTAGCGTCTCCACCATTCTCTGCCTTTTCTTCAACCGCTGCCACCACCACTACTACTACCACCACCACTGCTTCTACTACTGCCCCCAGACCTGCCAGCTTAGGAAGTGTTCTGCAGACCAGTTCCCAAGAACCTATCCTGTCCCAGACCATGGAAATGCCTATCTTGTCATCTAGCCCTACCGAGGAAGGACCGGGATCCGGCTCAGACTCTGGCACTGTGCAGGAGAGTGTCAGCGATGTGGTCAAACCCCTTGTGGACTCAGGGAAACAGCAGCCTGGCTTCTCATCATTTACGAGTGGAGCTACTGTCGTTTCAGAGCCCCAGTTGCTGTTTGATCAGACTCTCCAAAATTTTTCCCTGGATGAGCGCAGCACAGCCTCCAGGCGTGACTCGGACTCCAGCACCAATAGTGACCTCTCGGacctgagtgacacagaagagcAACTGCAAGCCAAAGCCAAGGAGCAAGGTCAGCTACGGCCAGACTTGGGGGCTGGCATGATGCTGGACAAGGGGAAAGGGGTGGGCAAGAGCCGACCTCGCAACAAACCCTTGAAAG TGGGTCAGTCTGTGCTGAAGGACATGACGAAGGTGCGGAAGCTGAAGCAGTCTGGCGAGTCGTTCCTGCAGGATGGCTCCTGTATCAACGTAGCGCCTCACCTCCACAAGTGCCGGGAGTGCCGCCTGGAGCGGTACCGCAAGTTCCGTGAGCAGGATAACGATGAAGACGATTCCACTGTCGCCTGTCGCTTCTTCCACTTTCGCAG GCTGGCGTTCACACGGAAAGGGGTGCTGCGAGTGGAGGGCTTCCTGAACCCCCAGCAGAGTGACACACAGGCCATGAGCCTGTGGGTCCCCTCTCTCACTATCCCAGAGGGCCTTGACCTAGAGACCTCCAAGTACATCCTGGCCAACGTGGGCGACCAGTTCTGCCAGCTCGTCATGTCTGAAAAGGAGGCCATGATGATGGTTGAGCCACACC AGAAAGTGGCGTGGAAGCGAGCTGTGCGTGGGATCAGAGAGATGTGTGACGTGTGCGAGACTACGTTATTTAATATCCACTGGGTGTGTCGGAAGTGTGGCTTTGGGGTCTGTCTCGACTGTTACCGGCTGAGGAAGAGCCAGCCGCTTGATG AATCTGAAGATAATCTTGAAGATGAGGTGTTCTCTTGGATAAAGTGTGCGAAAGGGCAACCCCATGAACCACAGAACCTGATGCCCACACAGATCATTCCTGGAGCAG CTCTCTATAATATTGGAGATATGGTACATGCAGCACGAGGGAAATGGGGTATCAAAGCTAATTGTCCATGTACTAGCAGACAAGCCAAGCCTTTACAGAGACCAATGGCACCCAATGGGGTTTCCCAG CAATCCAGCACAAATTCAAGCAGCAACACAACTCCCAGCAGTGTTCCCGCAAACGGTGGCGGGACAACAATTCCAGGAGATGGGGATGTGTCTGTCAAAGTGGATCCAATGTTGGATGAAGTTAGTAagacgggggaaggcagcagtgaTGGCAGCACTAACAGTAACCGTATTACTTCAGCTTCTCCTAATATCAAGGACACCACAACTTCACCTTGTGCCAAGGAGAGCACGGCTTTGTCTAGTGTCAAGGACAATTCAACCATACCCAGCATCAAGGACAGCCGGCAGAGCTCTGCAGAAACGGCACCTTCCTCTGCACTGCACTGGCTTGCAGACCTGGCTACACAGAAAGCCAAGGAAGAGACTAAAG CAGAAACTGGTTCACTTCGTTCAGTGCTGGGTAAAGAATCGCGATCACCTTTTGCTCTGGAGTCCTTTAGTTCCCTGTCAAAGTCATCTTCAACCCCAAAGCTCTTTAACAGCTTGTTATTAGGCCCTGGCATGTCAAACACAAAGTCAGAGGGATCTAGTCTCCGAGACCTCCTAAATTCCGGGCAAGGGAAACTTCCTCAGGGTGGCCCAGACACTGGCATCCCCTTCCCCTCTGTCTTCTCTACAACCTCCACA GGAGACAAAGGCAAAGGCAACCTTCCGAACTTCTTAGACCACATAATTGCGTCCGTGGTTGAGACGAAGAAGACTGCTGAGGTGAGGAAGGCAGAGAGCTTGACTGAGACACAGAAGGAAGTGAAGAAAGAGAGCGTGATGGGGCTCAGTGTGCTGGACCCCAACACTTCCCACTCCTGGCTCTGCGACGGCCGGCTCCTCTGCCTTCAGGAccccagcaacagcaacaactgGAAGATATTCCGCGAGTGCTGGAAACAGGGCCAG CCTGTGCTGGTTTCGGCAGTGCACAGTAAGTTAGAGGGCGGACTCTGGAAACCAGAAGCTTTCAGCATGGAGTTTGGAGACCAGGATGTGGACCTGGTGAACTGTCGGAACTGTGCCATCATCTCTGACGTCAAGGTCCGAGACTTTTGGGACGGCTTTGAGGTCATCTCTA AGCGTTTGCGGGGAGAAGATGGACAGCCTATGGTATTGAAACTTAAAGACTGGCCTCCAGGAGAGGACTTTAGAGATATGATGCCAACGAG ATTCAATGATCTAATGGACAACCTCCCCCTTCCTGAGTACACTAAGCGCGATGGAAGATTAAATCTTGCTTCCCGATTGCCCAACTACTTTGTGCGGCCTGACCTCGGACCAAAAATGTATAATGCTTATG GGTTGATATCAACGGAGGACCGTAAGGTTGGAACCACAAACCTTCACCTGGATGTTTCTGATGCTGTGAATGTCATGGTATACGTGGGAATCCCACAGGAAGAGGGAAATCAGGAGGAGg AGGTTTTGAAGACAATAGAAGAAGGGGATGTGGACGATATGACAAAACGTCGAATCTATGAAGCTAAGGAGAAGCCTGGTGCTCTTTGGCACATCTACGCAGCCAAAGATGCTGAAAAAATTCGTGAACTTCTCCGGAAG GTTGGGGAGGAGCAGGGTCAGGAGAATCCCCCTGATCATGACCCAATTCACGACCAGAGTTGGTACTTGGATCAGGTCCTCCGCAAGCGGCTATATGAAGAGTATGGAGTGATGGGCTGGGCGATTGTTCAGTTCCTGGGGGACTCTGTGTTTATACCCGCTGGAGCCCCGCATCAG GTGCACAATCTGTACAGCTGTATTAAAGTAGCAGAGGACTTCGTCTCTCCAGAACATGTGAAACATTGCTTCAGACTAACGCAAGAGTTCAGGCACCTTTCTAACACACACTCAAACCATGAGGACAAGTTACAG GTGAAGAATATTATATACCACGCAGTGAAAGATGCAGTCGGAACACTGAAAGCTCATGAGGCAAAAGTGGCCCGGTCATAG